The genomic DNA CTTGAGCTCGCTAGAACCTCCCGGTCTTCTAGCACGGTTAAATTCGCTGGTGTCCTTGGAGtgctcttctttctctcgTCATCGTGGTCAACGTCCATGCTGTCGACATGTGCATCGCCATTTGGAGTTTTAGTGCAGTGTATCTTCTTTACTACTAGTCGATTTGTGGAAGTTGACACAGATAAGAACGCTGTGAAAGCTGCATGGGTGATGTCATTACTGTCTTCCATTCTATTCACTGTTTCGTTATCTGTCGTTTTTCGTCCTCTTCTTACATCTTGGGTACCATTTGAGCTATTATCTGCTGACCAACTGGACCATTTTAAACCCGTAATCCATTCATCTCCAACATGAATCTCCCCAGCTTTTTTGATCTCATTCGCATTTATTTCATAAATCATCACATAGCCCAACTCAGACCCTAATGCTAAAAAAGCACTACCCCATTTATCCCCTCCTTGATAAATGAATCTTTCTGACCATGCCAAGCTATGGAACCGTAAGCCTCTCATTTGATTATCGTCGAGAACTAGCTTTTGACTCTCAACATGGACTTCTAACCGATTTGCCCTAAGTAAATCTTGCAATGTGATGTGGTTGAGATTGGCTCTCAATTGCCATTTTACAGTGTGTGGATTGCCTTGTTGATGAAATAGTACGACCTCACCTCTGCTAGTTAAAGTTGCTAACAGACAACCTCGGGTGATGGCAGCCATCCCAGATGGCGACCAGTCAGCATTCACAAAGACAATCTCCGCAGTTGTTGCAGTCAATGAGAAAGCCTGATCATTTGAACTCGTAATTTCCGAATAATACGATGGGACCTCGTCTAAGACCACTGTATGGTTTGTATCATACCGGAGAACTCGCTTTTTTccctcttcatcctcttcaggAGGGATGTTAGTAGTTGGCGACAGAATCGTGATGCTCTGACCCGAAGCAACTGCTAGCCTTCCATCTTGAGACCACGATATTGCATCAGCAGCCGATGAGACTACTGACCTgtctatttttattgtcaCTGGCATTGATTTCGGATTCCAAAAGATATCCTTTGACGCGCATTATCTATATCGACTATTAATCAAAATAGTCCGATAGTAACATAAATTCACGTCGTCCTGACGGTTCCCCTGAAAATCCTCGATTGAGATGACAGCCACCGATCGGCAGGATCGCAACTAACATTTCGTTCTCTATAGGAAGAAGACCCATTATCCTGCTCCAACTAGCGTTCTTATTTCGTCCATTTAAATCTCGCCAATCCCCAACTACCAATGGTTTTCGTGGCTTGACTCATAGATCTTATAGCTGGATGCTTCTTTCGGTTTGCATAAACGgtgtttataaataaataatcgcATTAGAGCGAGAAGATAAATTATACATGGATATGAGAATTCTATTCCAATCAtctgtttcttttgaaGGCATTTCGGGCTGAGCTTGCAGCTTTTTGAATACGGCTCCCAAAACTACGTTGAGAGCTGCGTGGTGGCGAAAAAGAGCGCTGGCTACGACTGCTGTTACCAAAGTGGTTATGAGACTGAGAGTACTCATGCCCACGACTATAACTGCTGCCATAGCTGCCATTATTACCATATCCACGATCTCCATTATAATCCCGATCATAATCCCTACTACCTCTTCCACTACTGATCGTACTACGATAGTCTCGCGAATAATGATCATTTCTAGAACTTGCATTTGATCTAATTGATCTTGAAGATGCTTTGCGATTTAAATTTTGCGATCCAGAGGTGGTCATAGATGGAGGTCTGTATGACTCAGCCTGCTTAAAATCAGGTTTGAAATTTCGCAACTCTTCATGATATTTCTTTTGGAATTTTGGCGCCAAGCTCTCGACACAGAAAGCAGTAGCTTCTCGGTATCGTAACAGTACTGGTCTTGGTAAAGGACAATCGTCACCATAAtgaccagctccagcacaGTTGTAACAGCTAATACTTGCAGGATATTGTGAATCGCCTGATCTGATGACCTTATAACTCCTCCATATACTAGGGCATGTTTCTTCGGTATGTGATTTTGACGAACATCGGCTACagaatatatatttggatTTCTCTGTACACGCCGACCTCAAATGACCCATTTTACCACAGTTTGTACAGCGCTGTGTTTTTGGACAATGCTTTGAATAATGAGTGTTTCTTTCTCCACACTTTTCACAAATGACTACTTTGCAGTCTTTAGCAATATGCCCTCTTCCATGACACTTTCTACAAACAGGTCCCAGTAAAtcgtcaatatcatcaGTACCAAAATatctaccaccaccacgCTTTGTTAGTTAGTACCAGTCGAATTGAATCCATACTAAGTAGGTCAGAAGTCGGTTCAGCCTGCTGTACTCACCATCTCGATCAGTTCTTCATTTATATCGGGTCCACCATTTTCTGGAGCcttttcattattttcactCTCAACATTCTCTTGTTCCTCTTTTTTCGACTCATCCgtgatattttcattttcattattaATAGCATTAGCTTGGAGATTGTCGCCGGTAGCCTCTTTGATCTTTATTACATCCTCAGACTCATTATCGCCCATAGCGCTAACTTTCCGCTCATCCGCATTCATGGTTTGATCAAGGGTAGCCTCATGTGGCAAAAGTGGACCCTGTTCAGCCATACTCTCACTCTCTCCGGATATATTCCGTAGCGTTGTCGCTTTTCAAGACACTCAAACTGTAATAGTCAGCTTACTGTGATCCGAATTTTTTGATGATCTTCCCTTCCGTCCTATGTCGGCGTTCAAATTACTATATCCCTTAGAATATTCTACTATCGGGCAGGAATGATGAAGCTAAACTTTTCGGAAAAAGGGGGATGGATATTCGATTCCCATTTCCTGAATTGGGTTTTCCATTCATTTTCCATTAAATATGTAAAAAGGGAATAGTATGATTCTTCAGTGAAATGCAGTCGGATGAAGGTATGAGTTCTTTCTTCTTACCCCTCTTTCCACTGAATGCAGGTAGCATCTCAGTAACAGTGCTCAGGAATGAAGGAACGATCAGCAAGCAGAAGGAGCCAAGTTTCACAAAGTATCTAAACAATGGTACTTCTCCAGCCGGTTGTCAGCCCTTCTCCTTTTCGAGAAATGCATCCGGAGATGTCTTGCGAGGTTTAATGTTTGTCTCACCGCACATGTATTCATACCATCACAGTATATAAAGTTATCTACATACATGAACGACTTGAGCTTTCTGCATGAGATTAAGTGGTTCTAGACCCCCAGGATTAATGCCGCTTCAATCATTAAGCTAATTTGAAACTTCGTTACTGCTTTAACACTGCATGTGGCGTGAGCTCTATCGTACATTCCACCTCAAATTATCCGGTTCTCAGATCCAATGCATAACGGTTAGTGCTCATGGTTCCCTTATCAATTTCTGCTACATTTGTCTAAATCTGATTGGGATACGCCAACCAACCTCTACCAATTCCTCGTCAAATATGTGGAAATAGATCCCCTGACTTTATAATCTCTACTGCTATATTGTGTTATGTTTATTGGCTATAGTGGCTGGGACACATTTCAAAATAGGATAAGCGAAACTCGAGTTTAATACCTAGCCACATCATGGTAGAGACTCAATCTGAGTAAGCGAGGATTGTCTAGACTCTTATTaaactatttatatttggaCTGGAAATAGGTGCATTGCATagagatatttatatgacTTATTTAACCAAGTTTCTAAATCTAAAGTGAACAATGTCGCTGAAACCTTGCCTGATGCTGTGCATGTTCTCAGCCACGATTTCTTTTGTGGGGCG from Sugiyamaella lignohabitans strain CBS 10342 chromosome D, complete sequence includes the following:
- the AIR1 gene encoding Air1p (Zinc knuckle protein; involved in nuclear RNA processing and degradation as a component of the TRAMP complex; stimulates the poly(A) polymerase activity of Pap2p in vitro; AIR1 has a paralog, AIR2, that arose from the whole genome duplication; although Air1p and Air2p are homologous TRAMP subunits, they have nonredundant roles in regulation of substrate specificity of the exosome; GO_component: GO:0031499 - TRAMP complex [Evidence IDA] [PMID 15828860]; GO_component: GO:0031499 - TRAMP complex [Evidence IDA] [PMID 15935759]; GO_component: GO:0005737 - cytoplasm [Evidence IEA,IEA]; GO_component: GO:0005730 - nucleolus [Evidence IDA] [PMID 11489916]; GO_component: GO:0005634 - nucleus [Evidence IEA,IEA]; GO_function: GO:0046872 - metal ion binding [Evidence IEA]; GO_function: GO:0003676 - nucleic acid binding [Evidence IEA]; GO_function: GO:0004652 - polynucleotide adenylyltransferase activity [Evidence IDA,IGI] [PMID 15935759]; GO_function: GO:0008270 - zinc ion binding [Evidence IEA]; GO_process: GO:0043629 - ncRNA polyadenylation [Evidence IDA] [PMID 15828860]; GO_process: GO:0071031 - nuclear mRNA surveillance of mRNA 3'-end processing [Evidence IGI] [PMID 17410208]; GO_process: GO:0071039 - nuclear polyadenylation-dependent CUT catabolic process [Evidence IGI] [PMID 18591258]; GO_process: GO:0071035 - nuclear polyadenylation-dependent rRNA catabolic process [Evidence IGI] [PMID 15935758]; GO_process: GO:0071035 - nuclear polyadenylation-dependent rRNA catabolic process [Evidence IGI] [PMID 18007593]; GO_process: GO:0071037 - nuclear polyadenylation-dependent snRNA catabolic process [Evidence IGI] [PMID 15935758]; GO_process: GO:0071036 - nuclear polyadenylation-dependent snoRNA catabolic process [Evidence IGI] [PMID 15935758]; GO_process: GO:0071038 - nuclear polyadenylation-dependent tRNA catabolic process [Evidence IDA] [PMID 15828860]; GO_process: GO:0071038 - nuclear polyadenylation-dependent tRNA catabolic process [Evidence IDA] [PMID 17643380]); protein product: MGHLRSACTEKSKYIFCSRCSSKSHTEETCPSIWRSYKVIRSGDSQYPASISCYNCAGAGHYGDDCPLPRPVLLRYREATAFCVESLAPKFQKKYHEELRNFKPDFKQAESYRPPSMTTSGSQNLNRKASSRSIRSNASSRNDHYSRDYRSTISSGRGSRDYDRDYNGDRGYGNNGSYGSSYSRGHEYSQSHNHFGNSSRSQRSFSPPRSSQRSFGSRIQKAASSARNAFKRNR